The DNA region CATCCGGCGGCGTCGAAGTCGGTGGTCGGTCGATCTGTGTCGTCATAGAAGTGCGTACCCAATGCTTGGCGCACCGTCGACTCTGTGCCGACGGGACGTTCGGAGCGGTGGAATCGAGGCGGTGGGCCGACGGATGCCGGCGGCCCACCGCCTCACAGGTGCAGCGACGTGGCTAGCCTGCGTCGGCCGCGGCCTGGATCTCTGCGAGCACCGCCTGGGGGTCGTCTCCCTGGGCGAGCTTGCCGATCGTGCTCTTGAACGCCGCGTTGGTGGCGTCCCACGCCGGGTTCGTGTTCGGGTAGAACTGGGCAGCGGGCAGCAGGTCGAGGAACGGCTTGAGGTCGGCCTCGGAGGAGAGCTGCTCGGCACCGGACTTCGTGGTGGGCAGGAAGCCCTCGGTCTTCACCCACGGCACGTACACGTCGGGCGTGTAGTAGTAGTCGAGGAACTTCGTGATCGCCTCCTGCTTCTTGCCGTCGTTCTTGAAGGCCATCAGGTGATCGGCGACGCCCAGCGTGAACGGCGAGCCGTCCTTCGTGGGGATGGGAACGATCGAGTAGTCGAGGTCGGGGTTGCCCTCCGCGATCTGCCCGACCGTCGGCGGCAGGCCGACCTGCATCCCGATCTTGCCCTGCACGAAGATGTCCATGAGGGGGCTGCGGTCGGTGGAGCCGGCGTCGGCCTCCGTGGCGCCCTCGTCGATCATCTTCTGCATGAAGGTGGCCGCCTCGAGGTTGGCCGGAACGCCGTCGATGGTGATCTCGTCCGCGTCGCCGAAGGTTCCGCCTCCGCCGTAGAACCAGACCGCACTCTCGGCCTGAGCCTCCTCGGAACCGAGCGGCATGCCGTAACCGGCGACCCCGCCGCCGAGTGCCGAGACCTTCTTCGCGTCTGCGAGCAACTCGTCCCACGTCGTCGGCGGTGTCGTGACGCCGGCCTGCGTGAGCAGGTCGTTGTTCACGAACAGGGCACGGGCGCTGGCGATGAGCGGAGCACCGTACTGGGTGTCGCCCACGGAGGAGACCTCGACGAAGGAGTCCTGGAAATCGGCGAGGGTGTCGGAGGAGACCACGTCCTCGATCGGGTAGAGCAGGTCATCTGCGGCGAAACCGGCGAACGGCCCGCCGTTCATGATGTCGGGTGCCTGATTCGCCTGGATCTTCGTGGTGACGACGTCGTTGAGGTTGTCCCACGACTGCACCTCGAGTTCCACCTTGATGTCGGGGTTCTCTTTCTCGAAGCCGTCGATCACCGTCTCCCAGAGGCCCTGGGTGTTGTCGGAGTAACTGGGAACGAGCAGGTTCAGCGTCGTCGCCGACCCACTCGCGTCGCCGCTCGAACCACTGCCGAAACCGCACGAGGCCAGCGTCACGGTTGCCAGGGCCGCAGTCGCGACCACGGCACCGACGCGCAGGGATTTCTTCATCAGTACTTCCTCACTGTTGGAAAGGGTGATGCACTGCGGATGCGGTCCTGCACGCCACAGTGCGTACGCCGAAGAAGCGCAGAACATGCGAGATTTCTGACACTTCTTGACGGATATCGCCGATAAACGATCAGAATCGTTCACCGATGACGAAACTATGGCTGCTCTGCCACGGAGAGGTCAACGGGTTCACACATTCGTTACACAGAGTTTATTAGCGCTCCTAACAAAACGCCATGGTTTGCCGTTCACCTGCCGTTGCCGATCGTGACACTGATCGGTAGACAGGAGTTCTGCTCATCCGCAATCATGGGGAACGGCACGAAACGACGCGTGCACCGGCGGAGGAGCCCATGCACGACAAGCGATCAGGCCCGGCCGTCCTCGGCCCCGGCGCCGCCGTGCTGGCCTTCGACGTCGGCGGGTCCGACACCAAGTCCGCCGTCATCGACGAGTCCGGAGCCGTCCACGGCCTGCGGCGCACGGCAACGCCCCGTGACCCCGCCGATCCGGCCGGTGCGATCACGGCCCACGTCGGCGCGCTCGCTGAGACCTATCGCCGGGAGTTCCCCCACATCGCTCCGGAATCCGCCGGCCTGCTGGTGCCCGGCCTCGTCGACGACGACACGGGCATCGGCGTTCTCGCGGCGAACTTCGGCTGGCGCGACGTGCCGTTCCGGAGCGCAGCCGAACGGATGCTGCACCTCCCCGTGGCCTTCAGTCACGACGTGCGCGGGGCGGGCGAGGCCGAGTTCAGGCTCGGGGCGGCTCGCGCCTTCAGCGATGTCGCCGTGTTGGTGATCGGCACGGGCATCGCCGGTGCGTTCATCGTCGACGGACGGATGCTGGTCGCCGGAGGCTACGCCGGCGAGATCGGGCACTCGATCATCGTCCCCGGCGGCCCCGCCTGCCCGTGCGGCGGAGTCGGACGCCTCGAGGCCGTCGGTTCGGCCGGCGCCATCGTCCGTCGGTACGGGCAGCGCACGGGCCACGCCGTCGACGGAGCCCGCGTCGTGCTCGAGCGGGCCGGAGCCGGAGATGCAGATGCCGCCGTGGTGTGGGACGAGGCCATCGACGGCCTGGCCCTCGGACTCGCGCAGGTTGTGGCCCTGCTCGGACCTGAGGCCATCGTGGTCGGCGGCGGACTCGCGCAGGCCGGGGACGCCTTGTTCCGACCCCTCGAACAGCGCCTCGACGCCCTGCTGACCTTCCACAGGCGCCCCCTCCTCCTCCCCGCGCAGATCGGCGAGGATGCCGGCCTGCTCGGGGC from Leifsonia sp. Root1293 includes:
- a CDS encoding extracellular solute-binding protein — its product is MKKSLRVGAVVATAALATVTLASCGFGSGSSGDASGSATTLNLLVPSYSDNTQGLWETVIDGFEKENPDIKVELEVQSWDNLNDVVTTKIQANQAPDIMNGGPFAGFAADDLLYPIEDVVSSDTLADFQDSFVEVSSVGDTQYGAPLIASARALFVNNDLLTQAGVTTPPTTWDELLADAKKVSALGGGVAGYGMPLGSEEAQAESAVWFYGGGGTFGDADEITIDGVPANLEAATFMQKMIDEGATEADAGSTDRSPLMDIFVQGKIGMQVGLPPTVGQIAEGNPDLDYSIVPIPTKDGSPFTLGVADHLMAFKNDGKKQEAITKFLDYYYTPDVYVPWVKTEGFLPTTKSGAEQLSSEADLKPFLDLLPAAQFYPNTNPAWDATNAAFKSTIGKLAQGDDPQAVLAEIQAAADAG
- a CDS encoding ROK family protein; amino-acid sequence: MHDKRSGPAVLGPGAAVLAFDVGGSDTKSAVIDESGAVHGLRRTATPRDPADPAGAITAHVGALAETYRREFPHIAPESAGLLVPGLVDDDTGIGVLAANFGWRDVPFRSAAERMLHLPVAFSHDVRGAGEAEFRLGAARAFSDVAVLVIGTGIAGAFIVDGRMLVAGGYAGEIGHSIIVPGGPACPCGGVGRLEAVGSAGAIVRRYGQRTGHAVDGARVVLERAGAGDADAAVVWDEAIDGLALGLAQVVALLGPEAIVVGGGLAQAGDALFRPLEQRLDALLTFHRRPLLLPAQIGEDAGLLGAALRARDLLVPGAASVLPTPDSSTPTPTAADLEPR